Proteins from a genomic interval of Methanofollis formosanus:
- a CDS encoding undecaprenyl diphosphate synthase family protein produces MIHWLYERLLLRNLDKLPHHVCFMITGEDMIEAPRQIVETTEWCREVGLSGATFHISTDRPDEIRACLPAIRKVGDIASLNLYYAENVETAGEGMEVTVAVGKSGREEIAACIRKIAEEGVDPAEIDEETIERHLTFRCMPDLVIKTGGNYLTDFLIWQSVYSELFFLDVNWKWFRKVDFLRALRDYQSRARRFGT; encoded by the coding sequence ATGATCCACTGGCTCTACGAGCGGCTCCTCCTCAGGAACCTGGATAAACTCCCTCACCATGTCTGTTTCATGATCACCGGCGAGGACATGATCGAAGCGCCCCGCCAGATCGTCGAGACGACGGAGTGGTGCCGGGAGGTCGGGCTCAGCGGGGCGACCTTCCATATCTCGACCGATCGGCCGGACGAGATCAGGGCATGTCTCCCGGCGATCCGGAAGGTCGGAGACATCGCCAGCCTCAACCTCTACTATGCCGAGAACGTCGAGACGGCCGGCGAGGGGATGGAGGTGACCGTTGCCGTCGGAAAGAGCGGCCGGGAGGAGATCGCCGCATGTATCAGAAAGATCGCCGAAGAAGGGGTCGACCCTGCGGAGATCGACGAGGAGACGATCGAGCGCCACCTCACCTTCAGGTGCATGCCCGACCTGGTGATCAAGACCGGCGGCAACTATCTCACCGACTTTCTCATCTGGCAGTCCGTCTACTCTGAACTCTTTTTCCTTGATGTGAACTGGAAGTGGTTCAGGAAAGTCGACTTTCTCAGGGCCCTCAGGGACTACCAGTCCAGGGCGCGTCGGTTCGGGACCTGA
- a CDS encoding metal-dependent transcriptional regulator: MSSSVREDCLEAILTLVQEHERPVSAMEIGEAVEATASEVTTSVQALVEEGCLRGEDGGYLLTPRGRSAAEAVLRKHRVLECFLHEMLGMDENTASKEACILEHTVSDEAIDRLSSYMGNPRSRARGRGGLRRHGAPPADCPMDPIHNGHRPLLDFSEGATVKVAMIRCIGRNRRLIDLGILPGREITIRRKLHNNALVVGVMGADIALSPEIASIIFVERT, encoded by the coding sequence ATGAGTTCTTCCGTCCGGGAAGACTGTCTTGAGGCGATCCTGACCCTGGTGCAGGAGCACGAGCGCCCGGTCAGCGCCATGGAGATCGGCGAAGCGGTGGAGGCAACCGCGTCCGAGGTCACGACATCGGTCCAGGCGCTGGTCGAGGAAGGGTGCCTCAGGGGTGAGGACGGAGGATATCTGCTGACGCCTCGGGGGAGAAGTGCAGCAGAGGCTGTTTTAAGGAAGCACCGCGTGCTCGAGTGTTTCCTGCATGAGATGCTCGGGATGGACGAGAACACCGCCTCGAAAGAGGCCTGCATCCTTGAACATACCGTCTCGGACGAAGCCATCGATCGGCTCTCCAGTTATATGGGGAACCCTCGCAGCCGGGCACGGGGACGGGGAGGGCTGCGGCGACATGGCGCTCCCCCGGCCGACTGCCCGATGGATCCCATCCACAACGGCCACCGCCCGCTCCTGGACTTTTCCGAAGGGGCGACGGTGAAGGTCGCGATGATCCGGTGCATCGGCCGGAACCGTCGGCTCATCGACCTCGGGATCCTTCCGGGCAGAGAGATCACGATCCGGCGCAAGCTCCATAACAACGCCCTGGTGGTCGGCGTGATGGGTGCCGACATCGCACTCTCTCCAGAGATCGCATCGATCATCTTTGTGGAGAGGACTTGA
- the feoB gene encoding ferrous iron transport protein B yields MRCALVGNPSVGKSLIFNQLTGLGVEVSNYPGTTVELMQGTLCYQRSSIEVVDLPGIYSLDGDSAEEELVRTYLMTDAPEVIVAVLDATRLERNLYLLLQVAEYGIPTVVVLNMIDEAAAQGIAIDRERLAELLGLPVIETAASQGQNIGEIIPAVLTATKTATLSVPYNPQVEAGIRSLEKLYGASRLRALQALQGIGDDAELLEGAQTIAEEIEARNHMAPHQIVAANRYLCARRIIEAVIGAQEPDHRFSLDRLLTRAFPGIPILALVLLSMLVTVFIAGSFLEELIVENFNLYIIEPFLALSLHPLAETLGHAALLAVVAGLGIAFPFVFIFYILLSIIEDTGYMTRAAFLADRSMHHLGLHGGALIPMVMAFGCNVPAVMATGQMRSGRERTIAAFLITMVPCSARTVIIAGIVAAFVGIGAALSVYLIVLALILLTGYVIARYVPGGQYGMILEMAPLRRPDPVLVLRKSWERIKEFLFIAMPLLLVGSVVLGALDYFGYVEAFSRAVAPISEGLLGLPAYASTALLFGILRKEMAFETLAVLAGTTDLGSAMTAVQLYTFAVISVLFVPCISTIAVLLKQVGTKITLAVSAYTIMLGFLVGGIIHLITGMV; encoded by the coding sequence ATGAGGTGCGCGCTTGTCGGGAACCCGAGCGTCGGCAAGTCGCTCATCTTCAACCAGCTCACCGGCCTCGGCGTCGAGGTGAGCAACTATCCTGGCACGACCGTCGAGTTGATGCAGGGGACGCTCTGTTACCAGCGTTCCTCGATTGAGGTCGTCGACCTCCCTGGCATCTATTCTCTGGACGGCGATTCGGCCGAAGAGGAACTGGTCCGGACGTACCTGATGACCGATGCGCCGGAAGTCATCGTTGCAGTCCTCGACGCCACCCGGCTTGAGCGCAACCTCTACCTTCTCCTCCAGGTGGCCGAGTATGGGATCCCGACCGTCGTCGTCCTGAATATGATCGACGAAGCGGCGGCCCAGGGGATCGCCATCGACCGCGAACGCCTCGCCGAACTCCTCGGCCTGCCGGTGATCGAGACCGCCGCCTCCCAGGGACAGAATATCGGCGAGATCATCCCGGCGGTCCTGACCGCGACGAAGACCGCGACGCTCTCGGTCCCGTACAACCCCCAGGTCGAGGCCGGGATCAGGAGTCTGGAGAAACTCTATGGTGCCTCCAGGCTCCGGGCTCTCCAGGCCCTGCAGGGGATCGGCGACGATGCCGAACTCCTCGAAGGGGCCCAGACGATCGCGGAAGAGATCGAGGCCAGGAATCATATGGCCCCCCACCAGATCGTCGCCGCCAACCGCTATCTCTGTGCCCGGCGGATCATCGAGGCCGTCATCGGTGCCCAGGAACCGGACCACCGGTTCTCTCTTGACCGCCTCCTGACCCGGGCCTTCCCCGGTATCCCGATCCTCGCGCTGGTCCTCCTCTCGATGCTGGTCACCGTCTTCATCGCCGGCTCGTTTCTCGAAGAACTGATCGTCGAGAACTTCAACCTCTATATCATCGAACCCTTCCTGGCCCTCTCCCTCCATCCGCTTGCCGAGACCCTCGGTCACGCCGCGCTCCTTGCGGTGGTGGCAGGGCTCGGGATCGCCTTCCCGTTCGTCTTCATCTTCTACATCCTCCTCTCGATCATCGAAGACACCGGCTATATGACCCGGGCCGCCTTCCTCGCCGACCGCTCAATGCATCACCTCGGCCTCCACGGCGGGGCCCTCATCCCGATGGTGATGGCGTTCGGGTGCAATGTCCCTGCCGTCATGGCGACCGGGCAGATGCGGAGCGGCAGGGAACGGACCATCGCCGCCTTCCTCATCACGATGGTCCCCTGCTCGGCCAGAACGGTGATCATCGCCGGGATCGTCGCTGCGTTTGTGGGGATCGGCGCGGCCCTCTCGGTGTACCTCATCGTCCTCGCTCTCATCCTGCTCACCGGGTATGTCATTGCCAGGTACGTTCCCGGAGGACAGTACGGCATGATCCTGGAGATGGCCCCCCTGCGCCGCCCTGACCCGGTCCTGGTGCTACGCAAGTCATGGGAACGGATCAAGGAGTTTCTCTTCATCGCCATGCCGCTCCTTCTGGTCGGCAGCGTCGTCCTGGGCGCGCTGGACTATTTCGGCTACGTGGAAGCCTTTTCCCGGGCGGTCGCCCCTATCTCCGAAGGGCTGCTCGGCCTCCCCGCCTACGCCTCCACCGCCCTCCTCTTCGGGATCCTCAGGAAGGAGATGGCCTTCGAGACCCTCGCCGTCCTGGCCGGGACCACCGACCTTGGATCGGCGATGACCGCGGTCCAGCTCTACACCTTCGCCGTGATCAGCGTTCTCTTCGTTCCCTGCATATCCACCATCGCCGTCCTCCTCAAACAGGTGGGGACAAAGATCACGCTTGCCGTTTCGGCATACACGATCATGCTCGGTTTTTTGGTGGGCGGGATCATACACCTGATCACAGGTATGGTCTGA
- a CDS encoding RAD55 family ATPase: MDPFKTGIQAIDETTGGIPPASNLLLLAPPFAGADRLAYHLAQPGESDYTVVISADGDALDVEDSFDLSEEERRRLWIIDCITRTMEPTATDSDRVKYVASPVDLTGMGIKFTRILEEIKAEEAAGGTGGVPRVRFCVNSLSSFLIYSKLEAIYRFFHILSARVRRMNGFAVYLLNPTAVDEKTISTLEQLMNGVIEVSADDRGDGVRSLDLRTKGGVVVRDVRYHIAGNELVVEP, encoded by the coding sequence ATGGATCCGTTCAAGACAGGCATCCAGGCGATCGACGAGACCACAGGAGGGATCCCTCCGGCTTCCAATCTGCTTCTTCTTGCTCCTCCCTTTGCCGGTGCCGATCGTCTGGCATATCATCTGGCCCAGCCCGGAGAGAGCGACTATACGGTCGTCATCTCTGCCGACGGCGATGCGCTGGATGTCGAGGATTCATTCGATCTCTCTGAAGAGGAACGCCGCCGCCTCTGGATCATCGACTGCATCACCAGGACGATGGAGCCCACCGCTACCGACAGCGACCGGGTGAAGTACGTGGCGAGTCCGGTGGACCTGACTGGCATGGGGATCAAGTTCACCAGGATCCTGGAGGAGATCAAGGCTGAAGAAGCGGCCGGGGGCACCGGCGGGGTGCCGCGGGTGCGGTTCTGTGTCAACTCTCTCTCGAGTTTTCTCATCTATTCAAAACTCGAGGCGATTTACCGGTTCTTCCATATTCTCTCCGCCAGGGTCAGGCGGATGAACGGGTTTGCCGTCTATCTGCTCAACCCCACCGCGGTCGACGAGAAGACCATCTCGACCCTTGAACAGTTGATGAACGGGGTCATCGAGGTCTCGGCTGATGACCGCGGCGACGGGGTGAGATCGCTGGACCTCAGGACGAAGGGTGGTGTCGTCGTTCGGGACGTCCGCTACCACATTGCAGGAAACGAACTTGTGGTGGAACCATGA
- a CDS encoding GTP-binding protein encodes MIRTGILAFDRMIGGGVPKGKGALFSLGLGVEGQQFLFSALKSARRQERRCLVVVPHATRDAFLAGFAGTPYRVEAGTGIEFFDASVFEEIDAGRAATPESEAGIWEERVDTVLEEHAIDAVFLYSNRLCDALGTCRALRLFVDLCAARGVTLFVEYLNLYDDRHLEEIRATVPFDLVVTAGEGFGNHMFLNYFRVEQVSWMDIPSRPLPFVVHEDGRLVPQIPKIVVTGPMDAGKTTFIRTVSKMWVSSDHEGLSGTPTTVAMDFGNPAVTCSGFEINLFGTPGQEHFGPIIRHLLTNATGVVFMVDGSSARGLDGAQGMLAHVLALDVPFVVGVNRKDRPGEIGEEVVRERIGIPEGVPVISFSARKRDEATAVVDALVGLIVHGQSTE; translated from the coding sequence ATGATCCGGACCGGTATCCTTGCGTTCGACAGAATGATCGGGGGGGGCGTACCGAAGGGAAAAGGGGCCCTCTTCTCGCTGGGGCTTGGGGTGGAAGGGCAGCAGTTTCTCTTCAGCGCCCTCAAGAGCGCCAGGCGGCAGGAACGACGTTGCCTGGTGGTGGTTCCCCACGCTACCAGAGATGCGTTCCTTGCCGGGTTTGCCGGGACACCGTACCGTGTCGAGGCGGGAACGGGGATCGAGTTCTTTGACGCTTCGGTCTTCGAGGAGATCGACGCCGGACGCGCCGCCACCCCGGAGAGCGAGGCCGGGATCTGGGAGGAACGGGTCGATACGGTGTTGGAGGAGCATGCCATCGACGCGGTCTTCCTGTACTCCAACCGTCTCTGTGACGCTCTCGGGACATGCCGGGCCCTCCGGCTCTTTGTCGATCTTTGCGCAGCGCGAGGCGTGACACTCTTTGTGGAGTATCTCAACCTCTATGACGACCGCCATCTCGAGGAGATCAGGGCCACCGTCCCCTTCGACCTGGTGGTGACGGCCGGCGAGGGGTTCGGGAACCATATGTTCCTGAACTATTTCAGGGTGGAACAGGTATCATGGATGGATATCCCGTCCCGTCCTCTCCCCTTCGTGGTCCATGAAGACGGCCGTCTCGTCCCTCAGATCCCGAAGATCGTCGTCACCGGGCCGATGGACGCCGGCAAGACCACCTTCATCAGGACAGTCTCGAAGATGTGGGTCTCCTCGGATCATGAAGGGCTTTCAGGCACCCCGACGACGGTCGCGATGGACTTTGGAAATCCTGCGGTTACCTGCAGTGGTTTTGAGATCAATCTCTTCGGCACGCCCGGACAGGAACACTTCGGGCCGATCATCAGGCACCTGCTCACCAATGCGACGGGGGTGGTCTTCATGGTGGACGGTTCCAGCGCCAGGGGCCTCGATGGGGCGCAGGGGATGCTGGCGCATGTGCTGGCCCTGGACGTCCCCTTTGTCGTGGGTGTGAATCGAAAGGACCGCCCCGGGGAGATCGGCGAAGAAGTGGTGCGGGAGAGGATCGGGATCCCTGAAGGGGTGCCGGTCATCTCGTTCTCGGCCCGGAAGCGGGACGAGGCGACGGCGGTGGTCGACGCCCTCGTGGGACTGATCGTCCACGGACAATCTACGGAGTGA
- the dph5 gene encoding diphthine synthase: MLTFIGLGLFDENDVSVKGLERIRRADHVFLECYTSVLTGTTIERMEEFFGKEVKTLGRDDVEGHPEDFLGLAKDSDVAFLTAGDPMVSTTHIDLRIRAAGMGVRTEIIHGASIVSAVCGLTGLQNYRFGKSCSLPFPYGKWAPKTPIEVIEHNMAENLHTLVYLDIQPDRYMRVPEAVALLEEMAAERGLSVPVYVGVARAGSAEPMVAAGTAGDLATVDFGGPLHILVVPADLHHMEREYLETFAGL, encoded by the coding sequence ATGCTGACATTTATCGGACTTGGTCTCTTTGATGAGAACGACGTATCGGTCAAGGGGCTGGAGCGGATCCGGCGGGCCGACCATGTGTTTCTTGAATGCTATACCTCGGTCCTGACCGGGACGACCATTGAACGGATGGAGGAGTTCTTCGGGAAGGAAGTGAAGACGCTTGGCCGGGACGACGTCGAGGGGCATCCTGAAGATTTTCTCGGGCTTGCAAAAGATTCGGACGTGGCGTTTCTCACCGCGGGCGATCCCATGGTCTCGACGACCCATATCGACCTGCGGATCAGGGCCGCGGGCATGGGGGTCAGGACGGAGATCATCCATGGAGCCTCGATCGTGAGTGCGGTCTGCGGCCTTACCGGTTTGCAGAACTACCGGTTCGGGAAGTCGTGCTCTCTTCCGTTCCCGTATGGGAAATGGGCGCCGAAGACTCCGATCGAGGTGATCGAGCACAACATGGCCGAGAACCTGCACACTCTCGTCTATCTGGACATCCAGCCTGACCGGTACATGCGGGTTCCTGAAGCGGTGGCGCTCCTCGAGGAGATGGCCGCCGAACGCGGTCTCTCGGTCCCGGTCTATGTGGGGGTGGCCAGGGCCGGGTCGGCCGAACCGATGGTCGCGGCCGGGACCGCCGGCGACCTGGCGACCGTGGACTTCGGCGGGCCGCTTCATATTCTTGTCGTGCCCGCCGACCTGCACCATATGGAACGGGAATATCTTGAGACCTTTGCCGGCCTATGA
- a CDS encoding DUF357 domain-containing protein translates to MTLPLRDALAADLSAVAPAPPEGSALAGVCACVLRMVSSYLSDGTVFADGGDLVNAHASFAYAYGWLDAGAFLGLYHGRTVPGDYDLSASTGPDLRAHLEEKTARYERLLAEATASVSPAPDPETPMYRAACRIADEGRAALVRGQECAADLQLEEALGWYSYGYGWLDAGVQAGVFGIVGRRDIFTV, encoded by the coding sequence ATGACACTGCCGCTCCGCGACGCCCTTGCCGCCGATCTCTCCGCGGTCGCTCCCGCTCCTCCGGAGGGTTCGGCCCTTGCAGGGGTCTGTGCCTGTGTCCTGCGGATGGTCTCGTCCTATCTCTCTGACGGGACGGTCTTTGCCGATGGGGGCGATCTGGTCAATGCCCATGCCAGTTTTGCCTATGCCTACGGGTGGCTGGACGCCGGCGCCTTCCTCGGGCTCTATCATGGCAGGACGGTTCCGGGCGACTATGACCTCTCCGCCTCGACCGGCCCGGACCTCCGCGCCCATCTGGAGGAGAAGACGGCCCGGTACGAACGGCTCCTGGCCGAGGCGACCGCGTCGGTCTCCCCGGCACCCGATCCCGAGACCCCGATGTACCGGGCGGCATGCCGGATCGCCGATGAGGGCCGGGCCGCGCTGGTACGGGGACAGGAGTGTGCCGCCGACCTGCAGCTGGAAGAGGCGCTCGGCTGGTATTCGTACGGCTACGGCTGGCTTGACGCCGGGGTTCAGGCCGGAGTTTTTGGAATTGTGGGGAGACGGGATATTTTTACGGTCTGA